A single window of Pseudophryne corroboree isolate aPseCor3 chromosome 5, aPseCor3.hap2, whole genome shotgun sequence DNA harbors:
- the LOC134929455 gene encoding 5-beta-cholestane-3-alpha,7-alpha-diol 12-alpha-hydroxylase-like has translation MGLLLPVLLAVLVSLLGGLYMLGMFRKRRPNEPPLDKGSIPWLGYALHFRNNSATFLQKMQKKHGDIFTVQIAGYYFTFITDPLSFGPIVKEARTKLDFEQFATELVARVFGYHAIQNDHKMLEKASTKHLMGDGLVDMTQAIMDNLQNLMLHNIGSGSGEKKWHQDGLFNYSYNIVFRAGYLALFGNEPAKGKEGIEKAKKVDRESSDKLFTEFRKYDRLFPRLAYAVLPPKDKLEAERLKRLFWNKLSIKRTMQKENISGWITDQFQYRAENGMPDYMQDRFMFSLLWASQGNTGPSCFWLLLYLMKHPEAMEAVSEEVIKVIKETRQEVKPGSPPINLTRDMLLKTPILDSIVEETLRLTTAPVLIRAVKENMNLKMSSGKEYAIRKGDRVALFPYTAVQMDPEVHPEPEKFKYNRFLNEDGTKKNHFYKNGKRLKFFTMPWGAGTSICPGRFFATNELKQFVFLMLAYFEFELVNPKEEIPGIDANRWGFGSMQPTHDIQFKYRLRY, from the coding sequence ATGGGCCTGTTGCTCCCAGTCCTTTTGGCTGTGTTGGTTTCCCTTCTTGGAGGCCTCTACATGTTAGGGATGTTCCGGAAGAGGAGACCGAATGAGCCTCCCCTAGACAAAGGCAGTATTCCATGGTTGGGTTACGCTCTGCACTTCAGAAACAACAGTGCAACCTTTCTGCAGAAGATGCAGAAAAAACATGGAGACATTTTCACTGTCCAGATTGCCGGCTATTACTTCACATTCATAACAGATCCACTTTCATTTGGGCCCATTGTAAAGGAAGCCAGGACAAAGCTGGACTTTGAGCAGTTTGCAACAGAGTTGGTGGCCAGAGTATTTGGCTATCATGCTATACAAAATGACCACAAAATGCTCGAGAAGGCAAGCACAAAGCATCTCATGGGTGATGGGCTAGTAGACATGACCCAAGCAATAATGGACAACCTCCAAAACTTGATGCTTCACAACATTGGCTCTGGGAGTGGTGAAAAAAAATGGCACCAAGACGGGCTTTTCAATTACAGCTACAATATTGTTTTCCGGGCTGGTTATCTTGCTTTATTTGGTAATGAGCCAGCTAAAGGCAAAGAAGGCATAGAAAAGGCCAAGAAAGTTGATCGGGAAAGTTCAGACAAGTTGTTTACCGAGTTTCGAAAGTATGATCGCCTGTTTCCACGTCTGGCGTATGCTGTTCTTCCTCCAAAAGACAAGTTGGAGGCTGAGAGACTTAAACGATTGTTCTGGAATAAACTGTCTATTAAGAGAACCATGCAGAAAGAAAATATAAGTGGGTGGATCACAGATCAGTTCCAATATCGAGCAGAAAATGGGATGCCAGACTATATGCAGGACAGGTTCATGTTTTCTCTTCTCTGGGCCTCCCAAGGTAATACAGGTCCATCTTGCTTCTGGCTACTTCTCTACCTAATGAAGCATCCTGAAGCTATGGAGGCTGTCAGTGAAGAGGTAATAAAGGTAATTAAAGAAACGAGACAAGAAGTAAAACCTGGAAGCCCTCCCATTAATCTCACCAGAGATATGCTACTGAAGACCCCCATTCTGGACAGCATTGTGGAAGAGACCTTGCGGCTGACGACTGCTCCTGTCCTGATTAGAGCGGTGAAGGAGAACATGAACCTCAAGATGTCCAGTGGGAAAGAGTATGCCATTCGTAAAGGGGACAGAGTTGCCCTTTTCCCCTACACAGCTGTTCAAATGGATCCAGAAGTGCATCCAGAACCAGAGAAGTTCAAGTACAACCGTTTCCTAAATGAGGACGGCACTAAAAAAAATCATTTCTACAAGAACGGGAAGCGGCTGAAGTTCTTCACAATGCCATGGGGAGCAGGAACCAGCATTTGCCCCGGTCGTTTCTTTGCTACCAATGAACTGAAACAGTTTGTGTTTCTTATGTTGGCATATTTTGAATTTGAGCTTGTGAATCCCAAAGAAGAGATTCCAGGCATCGATGCAAATCGATGGGGTTTTGGCTCAATGCAACCTACGCACGACATCCAGTTCAAGTATCGATTACGCTACTAG